The genomic interval AGGCAGGCGGAAGAAGCCGTCTATACGGATACGGAAAACCCCCTTGTCAACTGGACAGCAGAAAGCCTGTCGAAGCTTCTGGAAGAGGCCGGTTTTACTATTGACCGTATGGACAGGCGAACCCACAGCTTTGAACAGACCTTGACGGAAAAGATGCTGAACTCCTGGTTGAATCCGGAGTCCACCGGATTCGGATCACGGCTGGCCGTCATTTTAAGCCCTGCAGAGCTGAATACTCTGAAGGATATCGCGATAGTGCACCTGGCAGAAAGAAGGGTCCCCTGGAAGCGATCCTATCTTTTGGTGAACAGCCGCGTGTAAGATATGGACGGTAAAATCAGAGATAACTCTATTGACATTTTTTCTGTTTTTGGGCATCTTTGCACCACGTTCACGGTGGGCATAGTTCAGTGGTAGAGCACCAGATTGTGGTTCTGGGTGTCGCGGGTTCAAATCCCGTTGCCCACCCTTTGCTTTATTCCTGCAGGAAACTTGCACCGAATGGAGCTTTCTGATGCGTCCGTAGCTCAGCTGGATAGAGCGCCGGACTTCGAATCCGTAGGTCGCAGGTTCGAATCCTGCCGGACGTAATCATATGGGCCGTTAGCTCAGCTGGCAGAGCAGCAGACTCTTAATCTGCGGGTCGAAGGTTCGATCCCTTCACGGCTCACTATCGAAAACCGGGGATAAAAATTGAAATATCCCGGGTTGACGAAAACAGTTTAGTGTGTATAATGGGGCTCCATCGCGAGAGTGGTGGAATTGGCAGACACGCTAGACTTAGGATCTAGTGCCGAAAGGTGTAAGGGTTCAAGTCCCTTCTCTCGCAATAGATCCTGCAATTCGTGCGAGAGTAGCTCAGCGGTAGAGCTCCACCTTGCCAAGGTGGATGTCGCGGGTTCAAATCCCGTCTCTCGCTCTATTTGATAAAGCGATCTGGTTGTCTCCAGATCGCTTTTTTTGTACTCCCTGAGTATACTCAATGTAGTGTTCCCCGCTGGAATCGGGAAAACGTATCGCTTGTTTGTGAGGTTAAGATGGTTGCGAATAAGGAAATTGAAAAACTGGAAAAATCCGCCGTAAAACTGACGGTCACGGTGGCAAAAGAAGACGTACGTAAAGAGTTCGACGGGCTGGTAGATACATACTGCAAAAGCGCCCACATAAAGGGTTTTCGTAAAGGGAAAGTTCCCGCCGGTATTCTCCTGCAGAAATTCGGTGACAGCATCCGTTACGAAACTTCCATGAAACTCATCGAGGAGAGCCTTAAGGAACTTTTTGAAGAGATCGAAGAACGTCCCATTGCATACTCCACCCCGGAACTGCAGGATGAGGCCCTCGTTAATGAAGATGAAGAGTTTACCTTTTCGGTCAAGTACGACGTTTTCCCCGATATCACCGTGGGTGAATACAAGGGACTCACTGTTGAAGAACCTGAAGTCAAGATCGGCAAGAAAGAGATCGACGCAGAGCTTGAGAAAATCCGGGACCAGAATTCTGTCGTCATGGAAAAAGAGGACCCTGCGGCTAAAGACGACATTGTTACTATTGATTATGTAGAGCTCGATGAAAACGGGACTGAAGTTGAAGGGACCCGACGTGAGGATTTTGTCTTTACTGTTGGATCCGGTTATAACCTGTACAAGATCGACGACGAACTTGTCGGCATGAAAGCCGGTGACGAGAAGGAGATCAAGAAGAGTTTCCCCGAGGATTTCGAGGATAAGGAACTTGCGGGCAGCGAAAAGATCATCAAAGCAACCCTTAAGGTGGTCAAGGACAAACAGCTTCCTGCGCTGGACGATGAGCTGGCCCAGGATGTTAACGAGAAGTTCGAGACCCTCAAGGACCTGAAGGACGACATCAAGAAACGCCTTGAAAGCAGCCTTGAGCAGCGCTTGCGGTCCATTAAGATCGATTCTCTTCTTGAGCAGATCGTGTCAAAATCAGAAATTGACGTTCCGGAATCGATGATCGCCGCTGAGCTGGAGAACTCCTGGAGAAACTTCCAGATGCAGTCCCGCATGCCCGAGGAGCAGCTGCTTCAGATCCTTGCGATGCAGGGAAAAGACAAAGCCGCCCTTCTGTCCGAATGGAAGGATGACGCGGAAAAATCTTTGAAAGCACAACTTGTTATAGGAAAACTGATTGAAGCCGAAGATATTAAGGTAAGCGACGAAGACTACGAAAAGGAGCTTGCTGAACAGGCCGAACGCAGCGATATGACCCTTGAACAGACCAGAGAGTATGTGGAAAACAACAAGATGGAAGAGTACCTCAGGTCCGACCTTCTGAACCGCAAGCTTTTCGACCGGCTCCTGGAGCTGTCGGAGGTTAAAAAGGGCCAAAAAGAGTCCTATGTGGACGTAATGAATAAAAATAATTAAATTGATAAGACACGAAACGTCAAGGATACATGAGATATATGAATGAACAGATGAACACCCTGGTTCCGATTGTGGTTGAACAGACCGGCGTCGGAGAACGATCGTACGATATTTTCTCGCGGCTGTTAAAAGACCGTATTGTTTTTATAGACGGGGAGGTCAACGACATCAGCGCTGATCTTGTTGTGGCTCAGCTTCTGTTCCTTGAATCCCAGGATCCTGAACGCGATATCAGTCTGTACATAAACTCTCCCGGAGGATCGGTTACTGCCGGTCTGGCCATTTATGATACGATTCAGCACATAAAGGCTGACGTGCAGACAATCTGTCTGGGGCAGGCAGCCTCCATGGGGGCAATGCTTCTGACCTGCGGGACCGCCGGTAAGCGCTATGCCCTGCCCTCCTCCCGTATTCTGATTCACCAGCCCTGGGGCGGTGTTCAGGGGCAGGCCTCTGATATCGGTATTCAGGCCCGGGAGATTGTCCGGCTGAAACGTATGCTGATTGATTATTTCAGCCAGCATACTGGCAAACCGGTTTCAGTAATAGAAAAAGACCTTGAACGGGACTATTTTCTCTCAGCTCAGGAAGCAGTTGACTACGGCCTTGTAGACAGTGTTCTTATAAGGGGTGGAAATGGCAAAAACGCGTAACGACGGATTAAAAGTTTGTTCATTCTGCGGAAAAAGCGCCGATATCGCCCGCCGGCTTATAGCCGGACCCGGCGTCTTTATCTGTGATGAGTGCGTCAATGTCTGCAAGAAGATCCTCGACGAAGAAGAAGACGTTCTTACCTCCGAGTTTATAGACGACGTACCGACTCCCCAGGAGATAAAAGGCTATCTGGATAATTACGTAATCGGTCAGGAGACAGCAAAAAAGGTACTCTCTGTGGCTGTTTACAACCATTACCGCCGCATTACACATAAGGGTATCATCGACGACGAGGTTGAACTGGAAAAAGCCAACGTCCTTATGACAGGACCCACAGGTACCGGCAAAACCCTGCTGGCAAAGACTCTCGCCAAGAAGCTGAAAGTTCCCTTTGCCATTGCCGACGCTACCACCCTTACCGAGGCCGGTTATGTTGGAGAGGATGTTGAAAACATTCTGCTTAAGCTGATCCAGAACGCAGGTAATAACATTGCGGCCGCCGAACGGGGTATTATCTATATCGACGAGATCGACAAAATCTCCCGTAAAGGTGAAAATGCTTCCATAACCCGGGACGTATCGGGAGAGGGTGTCCAGCAGGCCCTGCTGAAGATAATCGAGGGAACCGTTGCGTCCGTTCCGCCCCAGGGGGGCCGGAAACACCCGAACCAGGAGATGCTCAAGATCGATACCAATAATATCCTCTTTATCTGCGGCGGTGCCTTTGTGGGTCTGGACAAGATAATCGAGTCCAGAACCCTGGAGCACCCTATGGGTTTTGGTGCCAATGTGCGGTCTTCGGAAGAAAAAGATCTGGCTGATCTCTACTCCAAGCTGCATCCTGATGATCTTATCAAATTTGGTCTTATACCTGAGTTCATTGGCAGGCTTCCCATTACCGTAAACCTGACCAACCTGGAAAAAAAGGATCTTAAGCGGATTATCACCGAACCCAAGAACTCCATTGTCAAGCAGTATCAGTCCCTCATGAAACTCGACGGTGTGGATCTCATCTTTACCGATGAGGCTATTGATGCGATCGCCCAGCAGGCCCTGGAACGTAAAACCGGTGCCCGTGGGCTGCGTTCCATTGTTGAGAATATCATGATGGATATTATGTACGATATCCCCTCGATCGACGGCGAAAAGAAGGTTGTAATAACCGGCGATGTTATCAGGGGCGAAGAAAAACCGGAAATACTGCTGAACAGAAAGAGCGCATGAAGCTGAATAAACTGCCTATCTTTTCTCCCAAGCAGGAGCTCCCTCTAATACCTATGAGGGAGCTTGTTGTTTTTCCCTATATGGTAATTCCTTTTTTTGCCGAGAAGGGTCCCAAAAACAAGGCCCTCGAGGCTGCCATGGCCTCAGACAGGATGGTCTTTTTTGCATATCAGAGAAATCTGAACGAACCTCCATCGCAGGCGGATTTTCACGCAACCGGTACTGTTGCCAAGATCCTGCAGATGCTCAAACTCCCCGACGGTACCGTCCGGGTGCTGGCTGAGGGCAAGCAGCGTGCACGGC from Marispirochaeta sp. carries:
- the clpX gene encoding ATP-dependent Clp protease ATP-binding subunit ClpX, whose product is MAKTRNDGLKVCSFCGKSADIARRLIAGPGVFICDECVNVCKKILDEEEDVLTSEFIDDVPTPQEIKGYLDNYVIGQETAKKVLSVAVYNHYRRITHKGIIDDEVELEKANVLMTGPTGTGKTLLAKTLAKKLKVPFAIADATTLTEAGYVGEDVENILLKLIQNAGNNIAAAERGIIYIDEIDKISRKGENASITRDVSGEGVQQALLKIIEGTVASVPPQGGRKHPNQEMLKIDTNNILFICGGAFVGLDKIIESRTLEHPMGFGANVRSSEEKDLADLYSKLHPDDLIKFGLIPEFIGRLPITVNLTNLEKKDLKRIITEPKNSIVKQYQSLMKLDGVDLIFTDEAIDAIAQQALERKTGARGLRSIVENIMMDIMYDIPSIDGEKKVVITGDVIRGEEKPEILLNRKSA
- the tig gene encoding trigger factor; amino-acid sequence: MVANKEIEKLEKSAVKLTVTVAKEDVRKEFDGLVDTYCKSAHIKGFRKGKVPAGILLQKFGDSIRYETSMKLIEESLKELFEEIEERPIAYSTPELQDEALVNEDEEFTFSVKYDVFPDITVGEYKGLTVEEPEVKIGKKEIDAELEKIRDQNSVVMEKEDPAAKDDIVTIDYVELDENGTEVEGTRREDFVFTVGSGYNLYKIDDELVGMKAGDEKEIKKSFPEDFEDKELAGSEKIIKATLKVVKDKQLPALDDELAQDVNEKFETLKDLKDDIKKRLESSLEQRLRSIKIDSLLEQIVSKSEIDVPESMIAAELENSWRNFQMQSRMPEEQLLQILAMQGKDKAALLSEWKDDAEKSLKAQLVIGKLIEAEDIKVSDEDYEKELAEQAERSDMTLEQTREYVENNKMEEYLRSDLLNRKLFDRLLELSEVKKGQKESYVDVMNKNN
- the clpP gene encoding ATP-dependent Clp endopeptidase proteolytic subunit ClpP; this encodes MNEQMNTLVPIVVEQTGVGERSYDIFSRLLKDRIVFIDGEVNDISADLVVAQLLFLESQDPERDISLYINSPGGSVTAGLAIYDTIQHIKADVQTICLGQAASMGAMLLTCGTAGKRYALPSSRILIHQPWGGVQGQASDIGIQAREIVRLKRMLIDYFSQHTGKPVSVIEKDLERDYFLSAQEAVDYGLVDSVLIRGGNGKNA